The proteins below are encoded in one region of Aspergillus nidulans FGSC A4 chromosome III:
- a CDS encoding t-SNARE syntaxin (transcript_id=CADANIAT00005552), translated as MTGPTIQDRTSEFQAILGQAQKRAASSKVGSQRQALLTDSQRQQANGSPNGTAAGGKRRSEFARRAAEIGRGITATTAKLRRLAELAKRKTLFDDRPVEISELTYVIKQDLASLNQQIASLQALTLSQHPKSNRSKTDQEGEHNDNVVVMLQGKLADVGANFKDVLEVRTKNIQASRSRTENFVSSVSSKSQAALDPQRSDSPLYPSGRRTPQPGGSSDLLTLEPSNPSPLGRPSMQSDQQLLMMEEAESSNSYIQSRGEAIDAIERTINELGGIFGQLAQMVSEQSEMIQRIDANTEDVVDNVQGAQRELMKYWTRVSGNRWLIAKMFGVLMIFFLLWVLISG; from the exons ATGACCGGGCCTACGATACAGGATCGCACTAGCGAGTTTCAGGCAATCCTCGGTCAAGCCCAGAAACGCGCGGCGTCATCGAAAGTTGGGTCTCAGCGGCAGGCGCTATTAACGGACTCTCAGCGACAGCAGGCGAATGGATCTCCCAACGGGACTGCGGCAGGTGGCAAGAGGAGGTCGGAGTTTGCTCGACGCGCGGCGGAGATTGGACGAGGAATcacggcgacgacggcgaagcTCCGGAGATTAGCAGAAC TTGCCAAACGGAAGACCCTCTTTGACGACAGGCCGGTCGAGATTTCCGAGTTGACCTATGTCATCAAGCAGGACCTTGCGTCGCTAAATCAACAGATTGCCTCATTGCAAGCACTCACACTTTCACAACATCCGAAATCCAACCGGTCAAAAACGGATCAGGAGGGGGAGCACAATGATAAT GTTGTCGTCATGTTACAAGGGAAACTGGCAGACGTGGGTGCAAATTTCAAGGATGTCCTCGAGGTCCGCACCAAGAACATCCAAGCATCGCGATCACGGACAGAAAACTTCGTCTCATCCGTTTCGTCCAAGTCACAGGCTGCTCTTGACCCACAGCGGTCTGATTCTCCGCTATATCCTTCTGGGCGAAGAACACCGCAGCCCGGAGGCTCCTCGGATCTTTTAACTCTGGAGCCGTCAAATCCCTCTCCTCTAGGCCGTCCGTCCATGCAGTCTGACCAGCAACTTttgatgatggaggaggctgagtcAAGTAACTCGTACATACAGTCTCGTGGCGAAGCAATCGACGCAATCGAGCGGACAATCAACGAGCTAGGAGGCATCTTTGGTCAGCTAGCGCAAATGGTCAGCGAACAGTCTGAGATGATCCAGCGGATAGATGCCAACACAGAAGATGTGGTGGACAACGTCCAAGGAGCACAGCGCGAACTAATGAAGTACTGGACACGAGTATCGGGAAACCGATGGCTAATCGCTAAGATGTTTGGAGTTTTAATG attttcttcctcctctgggTATTGATCTCAGGATAG
- a CDS encoding MBL fold metallo-hydrolase (transcript_id=CADANIAT00005548): MITEAKEAKGLSKDLIADLHPNRPDYRGFSIGENIISLQADPSFEELEAAGATVQKHDSAHTVLDDFFLISGEIPRRTPYEAGLKHGMRFDKEDNEWTSDEAIADERFIMCNVKADKGIVMLTGCSHAGVVNCTQHALELAGGSIPLHAVIGGFHLATSDANQIERSIKDLLKFDPAVLLPGHCTGWRAKFAIEKRQPGLLVPCSVGYNITF, from the exons ATGATTACCGAGGCCAAAGAGGCCAAGGGTCTTTCTAAAGACCTGATTGCTGACCTTCATCCAAACCGGCCAGATTATCGGGGGTTCTCGATTGGCGAGAACATCATCTCCTTGCAGGCGGACCCGTCCTTTGAAGAACTTGAAGCTGCCGGTGCGACGGTCCAGAAACACGATAGCGCGCATACTGTGCTggacgacttcttcctcatctccgGCGAGATACCAAGGCGGACACCATACGAGGCGGGCCTAAAGCATGGAATGCGGTTCGACAAAGAGGATAATGAATGGACATCGGACGAGGCCATAGCTGATGAGCGATTCATCATGTGCAATGTCAAAG CAGACAAGGGAATCGTCATGCTGACTGGCTGCAGCCACGCTGGAGTCGTCAACTGCACTCAACATGCACTTGAACTTGCGGGGGGTTCCATCCCTCTGCATGCTGTGATTGGGGGCTTTCATCTGGCTACGAGCGACGCAAATCAGATTGAAAGGAGCATTAAAGACCTACTGAAATTTGACCCTGCAGTGCTTCTGCCAGGTCACTGCACGGGCTGGAGGGCCAAATTCGCTATTGAGAAGCGGCAGCCCGGGCTGCTCGTTCCATGCTCCGTAGGTTATAACATCACATTTTAG
- a CDS encoding uncharacterized protein (transcript_id=CADANIAT00005551): MPTESPAASSSPTAPIVRPADIYKRMREEQQDRRPSPAAPSTDERASGGVTVLESSENTVPPAAQAPEPIYEAEQASVKKASTPPAASNDPPALSLPEVKRLSAFGSGFFSEPERDPQNNQEPGDQPHQLHHNPSLGFRSAVNQAFDVPETPSTVADSIARSNSDSTAGISPIIPRRGNTDDKTPTIHEEPNENTETPTEGNMVFKPGHRRDLSIPSPGNSPSRRPVVAGPDATASSELAQISSGSPVESPLATQPQQHVFNPDIPQPSREATRGDLPAPLNVQTNIVSNPAVSTDIPVIIPAMSTENSPEDTENDRLRKEIIRSLSRENSPSDNQENGTPPHTSGENNLLPREYEAHRAAPQTATSPGSEPSGPTFDTILATSQALSTGNLTPPPSHVSQPKLKKRFSWEESSEDEDPVPVTQAQPARPPPMPGQFPFSQDSVLPESVVAPTKQQSEIADASEERVGPPTPEKPKLTLVPPVAMDAPSIPLSDHGHEPALSQTTETLARAEEGDSSSHMPPTLERPTHTPPVSDETGLLGFKDILNMQSPYERIQSFDRTRDQFATINTGLGNWLQVTFHAHPEHHDVISRNSKPLSEEFKNSVPRTKFPKLASLGNLASSLQDGSHHSTSGHIRRPSAPLGSMRQQSGKDFLHTAGVLGGQAGKAAKGLFSKGRSKLKGAGGSEKVEP; encoded by the coding sequence ATGCCAACAGAGAGCCCAGCCGCCTCCAGTAGTCCAACGGCACCCATAGTCCGGCCGGCTGACATCTATAAGCGGATGCGagaggagcagcaggaccGCCGACCATCCCCGGCTGCGCCATCGACAGACGAACGCGCTTCAGGAGGTGTTACAGTTCTTGAGTCTTCCGAGAACACAGTCCCTCCTGCCGCTCAAGCCCCAGAGCCTATTTACGAAGCAGAACAAGCCAGTGTCAAGAAAGCGAGTACCCCCCCGGCAGCATCGAACGACCCCCCGGCCCTCTCATTGCCAGAAGTGAAGCGCTTATCCGCGTTCGGTTCTGGTTTCTTCAGTGAACCCGAACGCGACCCTCAGAACAACCAGGAACCGGGAGATCAACCACATCAGTTACATCACAATCCGTCTCTCGGCTTCCGCTCCGCCGTCAACCAAGCTTTCGATGTCCCTGAAACTCCAAGTACCGTTGCTGACAGCATAGCTCGCTCAAATAGCGATAGCACGGCGGGCATAAGTCCCATCATTCCCCGTCGCGGGAATACCGATGACAAAACCCCGACCATCCACGAAGAGCCGAATGAGAATACAGAAACGCCGACCGAAGGCAACATGGTCTTCAAGCCAGGGCATCGCCGGGATCTAAGCATACCCAGCCCTGGCAACAGTCCTTCTCGCAGGCCGGTCGTTGCTGGGCCCGATGCCACTGCATCGTCCGAACTGGCTCAAATATCCTCTGGATCACCAGTGGAGTCCCCTCTGGCCacgcagcctcagcagcacgTCTTTAACCCGGATATCCCACAACCCTCTCGGGAGGCTACGAGGGGTGACTTGCCTGCACCTCTTAACGTTCAGACAAATATTGTCTCTAATCCGGCTGTATCAACAGACATTCCTGTAATCATACCGGCAATGAGTACGGAAAATTCTCCTGAAGATACGGAGAATGATCGGTTAAGAAAGGAGATTATTCGTTCCCTAAGCAGAGAGAACTCACCCTCCGACAACCAGGAGAATGGCACGCCACCCCATACCAGTGGAGAGAATAATCTACTCCCGAGAGAATATGAGGCCCACAGGGCGGCACCGCAAACCGCAACTTCCCCAGGGTCAGAACCGTCTGGACCGACATTTGATACTATCCTGGCGACATCCCAAGCTCTTTCAACTGGGAATTTAACTCCTCCCCCATCGCACGTCTCCCAGCCTAAACTCAAAAAACGCTTCTCCTGGGAAGAATCGtctgaagacgaggatcCTGTTCCTGTCACACAAGCCCAGCCCGCTCGACCGCCACCGATGCCCGGGCAGTTCCCCTTTTCGCAAGATAGTGTCCTCCCGGAATCCGTGGTAGCGCCCACGAAACAACAATCAGAGATAGCAGACGCGTCAGAGGAGAGGGTTGGACCTCCTACACCTGAGAAACCTAAGCTTACTCTCGTACCGCCAGTGGCGATGGATGCTCCTAGCATTCCATTGAgtgaccatggccatgagCCTGCCCTTTCCCAGACTACAGAGACACTTGCCCGGGCCGAAGAGGGAGACTCGTCCAGCCATATGCCGCCAACCCTGGAACGACCAACGCACACACCGCCTGTGTCTGACGAGACAGGCCTGCTAGGATTTAAAGACATTCTCAACATGCAGTCACCGTACGAACGGATTCAGTCTTTTGACCGTACGCGAGATCAATTTGCAACCATCAATACCGGTCTAGGAAACTGGCTTCAGGTTACGTTCCATGCCCATCCCGAGCATCACGATGTCATAAGCCGCAACTCCAAACCTCTATCTGAGGAGTTCAAAAACAGCGTACCGCGCACCAAATTCCCAAAACTTGCATCCTTAGGAAACCTTGCGTCTTCGCTCCAAGATGGATCTCACCACTCAACGTCGGGCCATATTAGGCGGCCATCTGCGCCGCTCGGATCCATGCGGCAACAGTCTGGAAAGGATTTCCTGCATACTGCAGGAGTGTTAGGTGGCCAAGCAGGTAAGGCCGCTAAGGGCCTGTTCTCCAAAGGACGAAGCAAACTGAAGGGTGCGGGAGGGTCTGAAAAGGTAGAGCCTTGA
- a CDS encoding uncharacterized protein (transcript_id=CADANIAT00005550): protein MGESQSDFETEQPRTRHRKSAPPEPIIESSSESGTRHYLAPVTSRPDSRIAGSSISSVDYHERPLSLPDGRNTIHSPRAPLEGYFAHESPETFSVASLHQPLRGTASSDHIRLSDPTPTDPGRLSPRFPPYPPPVSPHRQPHVSSPRYSPSLPSPTPRTPPSRGRSEERTYAQELHLRSRSPKAFAPRPEERHLPKHDPTDPAFNLGAFRSSNPRTSRIGDQELPWKITIPGDDDDEAATSTSVSWSHETEGVLNGTGTGTDTSTRLPTYQEDEEEHGPSKFQPQDEKQGQPIPHPSSASEPTPPQAQPNTTTPDHPHRSGARTINALQGPVELPARTDDNSSEEIMMSSTAYPGQEWRPLGFSEWEDQ from the exons ATGGGTGAGAGTCAGTCTGATTTTGAGACCGAGCAACC CCGCACTCGGCATAGAAAGTCTGCGCCCCCAGAGCCTATAATTGAATCCTCCTCGGAGAGCGGTACCAGGCATTACCTCGCACCAGTCACCTCACGGCCGGACTCTAGAATCGCCGGCTCGTCCATCTCATCGGTTGATTACCATGAAAGGCCACTATCCCTTCCAGACGGTCGCAACACTATTCACAGCCCACGTGCACCTCTAGAAGGATACTTTGCGCATGAATCGCCAGAAACCTTCTCCGTCGCAAGCCTTCACCAGCCCCTCCGTGGCACTGCTAGCTCAGACCATATAAGGTTGAGCGACCCTACACCCACCGATCCCGGCCGACTCTCGCCCCGTTTCCCGCCGTATCCCCCGCCTGTCTCTCCGCATCGCCAACCCCACGTTTCATCCCCGCGATACAGTCCGTCCCTGCCTTCTCCGACCCCTCGTACGCCGCCATCTCGCGGCCGTTCTGAGGAGCGTACCTACGCTCAAGAACTGCATCTCCGCTCCCGAAGTCCCAAAGCCTTTGCGCCGCGGCCCGAAGAGCGCCACCTTCCGAAGCATGACCCCACCGATCCCGCTTTCAACCTAGGTGCCTTCCGATCATCAAATCCCCGCACAAGTCGCATTGGTGACCAAGAATTACCCTGGAAAATCACCATCCcaggcgacgacgacgacgaggcAGCGACGAGTACATCGGTTTCCTGGAGCCATGAAACTGAGGGCGTCCTCAATGGCACCGGCACTGGCACAGATACCAGCACCCGATTGCCCACCTAccaagaagacgaagaagaacacGGTCCTTCCAAATTCCAACCGCAGGACGAGAAACAGGGTCAGCCCATCCCTCACCCTTCATCAGCGTCCGAACCCACTCCGCCACAAGCACAGCCCAATACCACCACTCCCGATCATCCGCACCGCAGCGGCGCGCGCACGATCAATGCATTACAAGGCCCGGTTGAGCTACCCGCCCGCACGGACGACAATTCCAGTGAGGAAATCATGATGTCCAGCACTGCATATCCGGGCCAGGAATGGCGCCCTCTCGGATTTTCCGAGTGGGAAGATCAGTGA
- a CDS encoding ABC1 kinase family protein (transcript_id=CADANIAT00005549) has protein sequence MASATLCRALRPGPSPPPSLTSITFTQRHLRSLPPRPCPAQPLCHQRHVHSGGFQPFVPISPSSLGKPVPARTYRRTRKWLRRFFYLSLATGIVYVFDNQFYASSITRTARTFSLGVLVALDYKINFRPNPPLAGSIADVHARNAERLSDLLRHNGGLYLKIGQAIAMQSAILPPEFQKMFARMFDDAPQNSWKDVEKVIREDFGKSAEEVFGVSFSGDPTKGVMERVARASASVAQVHWARLADGREVAIKIQKREIAQQIQWDLWAFKVVTWIYSRIFDLPFYSLVPYVSERLFLETDFENEADNSEMMAKLVAGESRLRDRVYVPKVWRELSSKRVMTAEWIEGVRLWDKDAITRTWRGGWREGSPGCGGTPLDSPRANRSAPARSSFKIKPERNDWRGRNGRGGLGLSLKEVMTTMVDLFSAQMFLWGLVHCDPHPGNIFIRRKPNGHSELVLIDHGLYIHMDPEFRHQYARFWKALLTFDNATINEIVKGWGVNNPDIFASATLMKPYRGGNLSTQQGIERLSKAERAQRHYDMQQASRKAVREILGDETKWPQQLIFIGRNLRIVQGNNQFLGSPVNRIKITGLWASRALVESPDLRLTEKIRNYGRHLLFRVVLFSSDLFFWFTKVRQFLHLGGGMEDDLEAQMQSVAKDMGVELNHSIFEG, from the exons ATGGCGTCTGCCACTCTTTGCCGGGCACTGCGCCCGGGCCCCTCCCCTCCACCGTCGCTCACGAGCATTACCTTTACTCAGCGTCATCTCCGCTCTCtacctcctcgtccttgtccAGCCCAACCGCTCTGTCACCAAAGACATGTACATTCTGGCGGGTTTCAACCATTCGTACCTATATCACCGAGCTCCTTAGGGAAGCCGGTTCCCGCAAGGACTTACCGTCGAACCCGAAAATGGCTTCGTCGTTTCTTTTACCTTTCATTGGCAACGGGCATCGTGTACGTCTTCGACAATCAATTCTACGCTTCCTCTATCACTCGAACCGCTCGTACATTCTCACTGGGAGTGCTTGTTGCCTTAGACTACAAGATCAATTTCCGCCCGAACCCCCCTCTCGCCGGTTCCATCGCAGACGTCCATGCCCGAAACGCCGAGCGACTGTCGGACCTCTTGCGGCATAATGGGGGACTATACCTGAAGATTGGCCAAGCTATCGCCATGCAATCGGCTATATTACCACCGGAATTTCAGAAGATGTTCGCGCGAATGTTTGATGATGCGCCACAGAATAGTTGGAAGGACGTGGAGAAAGTCATACGAGAGGACTTTGGTAAATCCGCGGAGGAGGTCTTCGGTGTTTCCTTTAGCGGCGATCCTACAAAGGGTGTCATGGAACGTGTGGCCAGAGCGAGTGCCAGTGTAGCTCAGGTGCATTGGGCCCGGTTGGCAGACGGAAGAGAAGTTGCTATCAAGATTCAGAAACGAGAGATTGCGCAACAAATACAGTGGGATCTATGGGCTTTTAA GGTTGTTACCTGGATCTACAGCCGCATTTTCGACCTCCCGTTCTATAGTCTTGTCCCTTACGTCAGCGAGCGTCTTTTCCTTGAAACAGATTTTGAGAACGAAGCCGACAACTCGGAAATGATGGCCAAGCTTGTCGCGGGGGAGTCTCGCCTTCGTGACCGCGTATACGTTCCGAAAGTTTGGCGTGAGCTGAGCTCTAAGCGCGTCATGACAGCGGAGTGGATTGAGGGAGTACGGCTCTGGGACAAAGATGCTATCACACGCACCTGGCGCGGAGGCTGGCGCGAGGGAAGCCCCGGCTGTGGCGGAACACCACTGGACTCCCCGCGGGCCAACAGATCCGCACCCGCACGTTCAAGCTTCAAGATCAAACCGGAGCGCAACGACTGGAGGGGCAGGaacggccgcggcggcctcggcctgtCACTGAAGGAGGTAATGACAACAATGGTAGACCTCTTCTCAGCGCAGATGTTCCTTTGGGGCCTGGTTCACTGCGACCCTCACCCGggcaacatcttcatccgccgCAAGCCCAACGGCCATTCCGAGCTTGTCCTTATCGACCACGGTCTCTACATCCACATGGATCCCGAGTTCCGACATCAATACGCGCGCTTCTGGAAGGCCCTCCTCACTTTCGACAACGCCACCATTAACGAAATCGTCAAGGGCTGGGGTGTCAATAACCCGGACATTTTCGCCTCGGCAACTCTTATGAAACCATACCGCGGCGGCAACCTTTCTACGCAGCAAGGGATTGAACGCCTTAGCAAAGCTGAGCGCGCTCAGCGCCACTATGATATGCAACAAGCCAGCCGCAAAGCCGTCCGAGAGATCCTAGGCGACGAAACCAAATGGCCCCAGCAGCTTATCTTCATCGGCCGTAATCTGCGCATCGTCCAGGGGAACAACCAGTTCCTGGGATCGCCAGTGAACCGTATCAAGATAACGGGCTTGTGGGCTTCACGGGCGCTGGTTGAGTCGCCGGATCTTCGTCTGACCGAGAAGATTCGTAACTATGGCCGCCATTTGCTTTTCCGTGTCGTACTTTTTTCTAGTGACCTATTCTTTTGGTTTACGAAGGTGCGACAGTTTCTCCATCTGGGCGGTGGCATGGAGGATGATCTTGAGGCGCAGATGCAGTCTGTGGCAAAGGATATGGGGGTGGAATTGAACCATAGTATTTTTGAGGGGTGA